A single window of Bufo bufo chromosome 10, aBufBuf1.1, whole genome shotgun sequence DNA harbors:
- the LOC120981090 gene encoding heat shock factor-binding protein 1-like isoform X1 — MSETDAKTVQDLTEVVQNLLQQMQDKFQTMSDQIIGRIDEMSTRIDDLEKNIADLMTQAGVEEEDSANKQAAKH; from the exons ATGTCAGAGACCGACGCGAAAACCGTGCAGGACCTCACGGAGGTG GTCCAGAATCTGCTGCAGCAAATGCAGGACAAGTTCCAGACCATGTCCGACCAGATCATCGGGAGGA TCGATGAGATGAGCACTCGTATCGATGACCTGGAGAAGAACATTGCTGATCTCATGACGCAGGCGGGCGTGGAGGAGGAGGACTCTGCTAACAAG CAGGCTGCCAAACACTGA
- the LOC120981090 gene encoding heat shock factor-binding protein 1-like isoform X2 produces MSETDAKTVQDLTEVVQNLLQQMQDKFQTMSDQIIGRIDEMSTRIDDLEKNIADLMTQAGVEEEDSANKAAKH; encoded by the exons ATGTCAGAGACCGACGCGAAAACCGTGCAGGACCTCACGGAGGTG GTCCAGAATCTGCTGCAGCAAATGCAGGACAAGTTCCAGACCATGTCCGACCAGATCATCGGGAGGA TCGATGAGATGAGCACTCGTATCGATGACCTGGAGAAGAACATTGCTGATCTCATGACGCAGGCGGGCGTGGAGGAGGAGGACTCTGCTAACAAG GCTGCCAAACACTGA